From Micromonospora rhizosphaerae, the proteins below share one genomic window:
- a CDS encoding helix-turn-helix domain-containing protein: protein MRQQPRRDSRGILDPGRLLRQVRFRRRLPAPALRRYVEHYWLIDWELAEPHEQRVLPHPAINVVFHGQAGGPETAEVAGVGTHLFTITLRGTGRVSGIQFRPGGFRPFWRRPVAELTGRREPLAAVGLPAGGPVCAGTDDDRCQRLDTLLTSWKPEPDPLAAEATALVEEIRADRGILRVDDFARRHGVSTRRLQRLFLDHVGVGPKWVIRRYRLQEAIERAAGGPLDWATLAADLGFSDQAHLVREFTAVTGLSPAAYARSLA, encoded by the coding sequence ATGCGACAGCAGCCGCGGCGGGACAGTCGGGGGATCCTCGACCCCGGCCGGCTGCTGCGGCAGGTCCGGTTCCGCCGGCGGCTGCCCGCCCCGGCGCTGCGCCGCTACGTCGAGCACTACTGGCTCATCGACTGGGAGCTCGCCGAGCCGCACGAGCAGCGGGTGCTGCCCCACCCGGCGATCAACGTGGTGTTCCACGGCCAGGCCGGCGGCCCGGAGACCGCCGAGGTGGCCGGCGTGGGGACCCACCTCTTCACCATCACGCTGCGCGGCACCGGCCGGGTCAGCGGGATCCAGTTCCGCCCGGGCGGCTTCCGGCCGTTCTGGCGACGTCCGGTCGCCGAGCTGACCGGCCGGCGGGAGCCGCTCGCCGCCGTCGGGCTGCCCGCCGGCGGTCCCGTCTGCGCCGGTACGGACGACGACCGGTGCCAGCGGTTGGACACCCTGCTCACGAGCTGGAAGCCCGAGCCGGACCCGCTGGCCGCCGAGGCGACCGCACTGGTCGAGGAGATTCGCGCCGACCGGGGCATCCTGCGGGTGGACGACTTCGCCCGGCGGCACGGCGTCTCCACCCGGCGACTGCAGCGGCTCTTCCTCGACCACGTCGGCGTCGGTCCGAAGTGGGTGATCCGGCGCTACCGGCTCCAGGAGGCGATCGAACGGGCCGCCGGCGGGCCGCTCGACTGGGCGACGCTCGCCGCCGACCTCGGCTTCAGCGACCAGGCCCACCTGGTCCGCGAGTTCACCGCGGTCACCGGCCTCTCCCCGGCCGCGTACGCCCGCTCGCTGGCCTGA
- a CDS encoding bifunctional polysaccharide deacetylase/glycosyltransferase family 2 protein codes for MARHVARRDPRAHWLLLLLGMAVLLAALSFNAMVTNVTGGSGPSNAHASPAPRAVTTGGPVLRLDSPTPIARRIPARIIALTFDDGPDPRWTPQVLDVLRRHHAHATFFLVGARVNEHPELVRRILAEGHEIGSNTFTHVELSAVPAWRAASELSWTRTAIAGVTGREVTLLRPPFSSTTTSLTAPQYQALRDAAGSGHVAVLADRDVKDWQRPGVPAIVQAASPQAGAGAVVLMHDGGGDRSQTVAALDRLLPRLTREGYRFTTVSEGIGAPSSMVPAGAGARLSGTTLRWAQVGAGWLASAMNVLLGVALALGVARLAVQVVCAQLHVRRVRRPSRRRPEVNGPVSVIVPAYNEAANIAATVRSLVASAYPALEVIVVDDGSTDGTAEIVERMRLRGVRVIRQANAGKPAALNTGIRAARAELLVLVDGDTVFQPDTVYRLVQGFADPTVGAISGNTKVANRRRLLGRWQHLEYVIGFNLDRRMYDVLECMPTIPGAIGAFRREVLLGVAGVPSDTLAEDTDLTMKVLRAGWRVVYEEGAIAWTEAPSSLRQLWRQRYRWCYGTMQAMWKHRHALREQDAGGKLGRRGLPYLTVFQIVLPLAAPAVDVFALYGLLFLPWSSLALAWVALLLLQALTAAYALRLDRERLGPLWSLPFQQLVYRQVMYLVVVQSVVTAVVGNRLRWQRMVRTGEAAALVDSAPTGR; via the coding sequence ATGGCCCGACACGTAGCCCGCCGAGATCCCCGGGCGCACTGGCTGCTGCTCCTGCTCGGCATGGCCGTCCTGCTCGCCGCGCTCAGTTTCAACGCCATGGTCACCAACGTCACCGGCGGCAGCGGCCCGTCCAACGCCCACGCCTCGCCCGCGCCGCGAGCGGTCACCACCGGCGGGCCGGTGCTGCGGCTGGACAGCCCTACGCCGATCGCCCGCCGGATACCGGCGCGGATCATCGCGCTGACCTTCGACGACGGGCCGGACCCGCGCTGGACGCCGCAGGTGCTCGACGTGCTGCGCCGGCACCACGCCCACGCCACGTTTTTCCTGGTCGGCGCCCGGGTCAACGAGCACCCGGAGCTGGTGCGGCGGATCCTCGCCGAGGGGCACGAGATCGGCTCGAACACCTTCACCCACGTGGAGCTGAGCGCGGTGCCGGCCTGGCGGGCCGCGTCCGAGCTCTCCTGGACCCGCACGGCGATCGCCGGTGTCACCGGCCGCGAGGTGACGCTGCTCCGGCCGCCGTTCTCGTCCACCACGACGTCGCTCACCGCGCCGCAGTACCAGGCGCTGCGGGACGCCGCGGGCAGCGGGCACGTGGCCGTGCTCGCCGACCGGGACGTCAAGGACTGGCAGCGGCCGGGTGTCCCCGCCATCGTCCAGGCGGCCAGCCCGCAGGCCGGGGCGGGCGCGGTCGTGCTGATGCACGACGGCGGCGGCGACCGGAGCCAGACGGTGGCCGCCCTCGACCGGCTGCTGCCCCGGCTGACCAGGGAGGGCTACCGGTTCACCACCGTCTCCGAGGGGATCGGCGCGCCGAGCTCGATGGTGCCGGCCGGCGCCGGCGCCCGGCTGAGCGGCACGACCCTGCGCTGGGCGCAGGTCGGCGCCGGCTGGCTGGCCTCGGCGATGAATGTGCTGCTCGGCGTCGCGCTGGCGCTCGGCGTCGCCCGGCTCGCGGTGCAGGTGGTCTGCGCTCAGCTGCACGTGCGCCGGGTGCGCCGGCCGAGCCGCCGCCGGCCCGAGGTGAACGGCCCGGTCTCGGTCATCGTCCCGGCGTACAACGAGGCCGCGAACATCGCCGCCACCGTGCGGTCGCTGGTGGCCAGCGCGTACCCGGCGCTGGAGGTGATCGTGGTGGACGACGGCTCCACCGACGGCACCGCGGAGATCGTCGAGCGGATGCGGCTACGCGGGGTGCGGGTGATCCGGCAGGCCAACGCCGGCAAGCCGGCCGCGCTGAACACCGGCATCCGGGCCGCCCGGGCCGAGCTGCTTGTGCTGGTGGACGGGGACACCGTGTTCCAGCCGGACACGGTGTACCGGCTGGTGCAGGGCTTCGCCGACCCGACGGTCGGAGCGATCTCCGGCAACACCAAGGTCGCCAACCGGCGCCGACTGCTCGGCCGCTGGCAGCACCTGGAGTACGTGATCGGCTTCAACCTCGACCGCCGGATGTACGACGTGCTGGAGTGCATGCCGACCATCCCCGGCGCGATCGGCGCGTTCCGTCGGGAGGTGCTGCTCGGGGTGGCCGGCGTCCCCTCGGACACCCTCGCCGAGGACACGGACCTGACCATGAAGGTGCTCCGGGCCGGCTGGCGGGTGGTGTACGAGGAGGGCGCGATCGCCTGGACCGAGGCGCCGTCGTCGCTGCGTCAGCTCTGGCGGCAGCGGTACCGCTGGTGCTACGGCACCATGCAGGCGATGTGGAAGCACCGGCACGCGCTCCGCGAGCAGGACGCCGGTGGCAAACTGGGCCGGCGTGGCCTGCCGTACCTGACCGTGTTCCAGATCGTGCTGCCGCTGGCGGCACCGGCGGTCGACGTCTTCGCCCTCTACGGGCTGCTCTTCCTGCCCTGGTCGTCGCTCGCGCTGGCCTGGGTGGCGCTGCTGCTGCTCCAGGCGCTGACCGCCGCGTACGCGCTGCGGCTGGACCGGGAGCGCCTCGGCCCGCTCTGGTCGCTGCCGTTCCAGCAGTTGGTCTACCGGCAGGTGATGTACCTGGTGGTGGTGCAGTCGGTGGTCACCGCGGTGGTCGGCAACCGGCTGCGCTGGCAGCGGATGGTGCGTACCGGGGAGGCGGCGGCGCTGGTCGACTCGGCTCCCACGGGCCGCTGA
- a CDS encoding TIGR03086 family metal-binding protein: protein MATKTSELLAAAAPRTVAVVRGISADQLELPTPCPDYSVRDLLNHLYDVVVNFQALARRREVDWSAKTDHLTEGWRDGFEAETGRLIEAWSDPAALEGVSPGMGLPQETVGEMALTDLTVHGWDLARATGQRLDAEPEVLGALHGFMDRMGSTGRQMGAFADPVPTTGEATDLDRLLGRTGRNPAWIPTA from the coding sequence ATGGCCACAAAGACTAGTGAGCTGCTGGCCGCCGCCGCACCACGGACGGTGGCGGTGGTCCGCGGCATCTCCGCCGATCAGCTGGAACTGCCCACCCCGTGCCCCGACTACTCGGTGCGCGACCTGCTCAACCACCTGTACGACGTGGTGGTCAACTTCCAGGCGCTTGCCCGCAGACGGGAGGTGGACTGGTCGGCGAAGACCGACCACCTGACCGAGGGCTGGCGGGACGGGTTCGAGGCGGAGACCGGGCGGCTGATCGAGGCGTGGTCCGACCCGGCCGCGCTGGAGGGCGTCTCGCCCGGCATGGGCCTGCCGCAGGAGACGGTCGGCGAGATGGCCCTGACCGACCTGACCGTGCACGGCTGGGACCTGGCCCGGGCCACCGGCCAGCGGCTGGACGCCGAGCCGGAGGTGCTGGGGGCGCTGCACGGCTTCATGGATCGGATGGGGTCCACCGGCCGGCAGATGGGCGCCTTCGCCGATCCCGTCCCCACCACCGGGGAGGCCACCGACCTCGACCGCCTCCTCGGCCGCACCGGCCGCAACCCCGCCTGGATTCCTACCGCCTGA
- a CDS encoding SpoIIE family protein phosphatase: protein MTVEGSAATVLVVDDSRTKRYLLVSWLTRAGFKTIEAENGAEALARVEIDPVDLVVLDVRLPDLSGFEVCERIKAALPAMPVIHVSAHAVDVVDRTQGLTRGADAYLAEPIEPEELVATAHAVLRYYQARQRAELLADRLSALADATVSMHAAPNFVRLLEAAAAGAAQIFKSPAAVIAETFEGDCLAGVAPAPGAKSSVVPWGVEDTGVPIGATVRIDDPGVWDLVDWPAGDTVTVAAARLREDRPPLYVVVPTHTQTVRTPVLVQLAQAVASAVEAQRSFDEEHRIAVTLQRSLLPRRLPEIGGLDLAVRYEPASARTEVGGDFYELVMLDGHLLMAIGDVAGHSLHAATVMAELRHAVRAYAVEGHQPGVILDRVNELMRTLLPNELATICVLLVHPSSGLVRLASAGHLPALVSVEGRAEFVQQPAPPLGVRAPRPPDLEFVLPAGATLVLYTDGLIERRDATIDEGMAALGAVASRVDDDLDRFCQRLLVELAPPEVQDDVAVVAVRRR, encoded by the coding sequence GTGACGGTGGAGGGCAGCGCGGCGACCGTGCTGGTGGTCGACGACAGTCGTACCAAGCGCTACCTGCTGGTCAGCTGGCTGACCCGGGCCGGCTTCAAGACCATCGAGGCGGAGAACGGCGCCGAGGCGCTGGCCCGGGTGGAGATCGATCCGGTCGACCTGGTGGTGCTCGACGTACGGCTGCCGGACCTCAGCGGCTTCGAGGTCTGCGAACGGATCAAGGCGGCCCTTCCGGCGATGCCGGTCATCCACGTCTCCGCGCACGCGGTGGATGTGGTGGATCGAACGCAGGGGCTGACCCGGGGCGCGGACGCCTACCTGGCCGAGCCGATCGAGCCGGAGGAACTGGTCGCCACCGCGCACGCGGTGCTCCGCTACTACCAGGCGCGGCAACGAGCCGAGCTCCTCGCCGATCGCCTTTCCGCGCTGGCCGACGCGACGGTGTCGATGCACGCCGCGCCGAACTTCGTGCGGCTGCTCGAGGCGGCGGCGGCCGGCGCGGCGCAGATCTTCAAGTCGCCCGCAGCGGTGATCGCCGAGACCTTCGAGGGCGACTGCCTGGCCGGTGTGGCGCCGGCGCCGGGGGCGAAGTCGTCCGTCGTCCCGTGGGGGGTCGAGGACACCGGGGTGCCCATCGGCGCCACGGTCCGGATCGACGACCCGGGCGTCTGGGACCTGGTCGACTGGCCGGCCGGCGACACGGTGACCGTGGCCGCGGCCCGGCTGCGCGAGGACCGGCCACCGCTCTACGTGGTGGTGCCGACGCACACCCAGACCGTACGGACGCCGGTGCTGGTGCAGCTCGCGCAGGCGGTCGCGTCGGCTGTGGAGGCGCAGCGCTCCTTCGACGAGGAGCACCGGATCGCGGTGACCCTCCAACGCAGCCTGCTGCCACGCCGGCTCCCCGAGATCGGCGGTCTCGACCTGGCCGTCCGGTACGAGCCGGCGAGCGCGCGGACCGAGGTGGGCGGCGACTTCTACGAGCTGGTGATGCTCGACGGGCACCTGCTGATGGCGATCGGCGACGTCGCCGGGCACTCGCTGCACGCCGCGACCGTGATGGCCGAGCTGCGGCACGCGGTGCGGGCGTACGCGGTCGAGGGGCACCAGCCGGGGGTGATCCTGGACCGGGTCAACGAGCTGATGCGGACCCTGCTGCCGAACGAACTGGCCACCATCTGCGTGCTGCTGGTGCACCCGAGCAGCGGTCTGGTCCGGCTGGCCAGCGCGGGGCACCTGCCGGCGCTGGTCAGCGTGGAGGGCCGGGCCGAGTTCGTCCAGCAGCCCGCGCCGCCGCTCGGCGTCCGCGCGCCCCGCCCACCGGACCTGGAGTTCGTGCTCCCGGCCGGCGCGACGCTGGTCCTCTACACCGACGGGCTCATCGAACGGCGGGACGCCACCATCGACGAGGGGATGGCGGCGCTGGGCGCGGTCGCGTCCCGAGTGGACGACGACCTGGACCGGTTCTGCCAGCGGCTGCTGGTCGAGCTGGCGCCGCCGGAGGTTCAGGACGACGTCGCCGTGGTCGCCGTCCGTCGCCGCTGA
- a CDS encoding S9 family peptidase produces MTTETPVPAAKRVPTERTHHGDTVVDEYAWLAAKDDPETIAYLTAENAYTEARTAHLAGLRAELFEETRRRTQETDLSVPTRKDGYWYYTRTVEGQQYGVHCRRTVRDGETAPPVSADGAPLEGEEVLLDGNQLAEGHDFFALGAFDVSPDGRWLAYSTDFAGAERFTLRVKDLQTGEVLADEIRDTFYGTAWSTDASALFYVTVDDAWRPNRVWRHTVGRPSSEDVVVHQEDDERFWVGVELTRSERFVVIDIHSKITSEVRVIPAANPTGEPAIIAPRRQGVEYSVEHHGHRFLILHNDGAEDFALAFTSADAPGDWTPLIEHSPGTRLEAVDAFENYLVVSLRSNGLTGLRVLPVGGGDEYDIDFPEPIYSVGLDANPEYRTRELRLRYTSLVTPDSVYDYDLLTRQMVLRKRKPVRPGPDGRAYDPADYEQHRDWALGDDGTRVPISLVCRKDSPRDGSAPCVIYGYGSYEASMDPWFSIARLSLLDRGVIFAVAHIRGGGELGRRWYDEGKLLAKKNTFTDFVACARHLVKAGWTASDRLVARGASAGGLLMGAVANLAPDAFAGIVAQVPFVDALTSILDPSLPLTVTEWEEWGNPLDNPDVYAYMKSYTPYENVAPVDYPAILAVTSLNDTRVLYHEPAKWIARLRAAAPQGDYLLKTEMGAGHGGPSGRYDAWREEAFINAWILDRLGRA; encoded by the coding sequence GTGACCACCGAGACCCCCGTGCCCGCCGCCAAGCGTGTCCCGACCGAGCGCACCCACCACGGCGACACCGTCGTCGACGAGTACGCCTGGCTCGCGGCGAAGGACGACCCGGAGACGATCGCCTACCTGACCGCGGAGAACGCGTACACCGAGGCGCGGACCGCGCACCTGGCGGGGCTGCGGGCGGAGCTGTTCGAGGAGACCCGCCGCCGCACCCAGGAGACCGACCTGTCCGTGCCCACCCGCAAGGACGGCTACTGGTACTACACCCGCACGGTCGAGGGGCAGCAGTACGGCGTGCACTGCCGCCGAACCGTCCGCGACGGCGAGACCGCACCCCCGGTCAGCGCCGACGGCGCCCCCCTGGAGGGCGAGGAGGTGCTGCTCGACGGCAACCAGCTCGCCGAGGGGCACGACTTCTTCGCCCTGGGCGCGTTCGACGTCAGCCCGGACGGGCGCTGGCTGGCGTACTCGACGGACTTCGCCGGCGCCGAGCGGTTCACCCTGCGGGTCAAGGACCTGCAGACCGGAGAGGTGCTCGCCGACGAGATCCGGGACACCTTCTACGGCACGGCCTGGTCGACGGACGCCTCGGCGCTCTTCTACGTCACGGTCGACGACGCCTGGCGGCCGAACCGGGTCTGGCGACACACCGTCGGCCGGCCGTCGAGTGAGGACGTGGTGGTCCACCAGGAGGACGACGAGCGGTTCTGGGTCGGTGTCGAGCTGACCCGCTCCGAGCGGTTCGTGGTCATCGACATCCACAGCAAGATCACCAGCGAGGTCCGGGTGATCCCGGCGGCCAACCCGACCGGCGAGCCGGCCATCATCGCCCCGCGCCGGCAGGGCGTCGAGTACTCGGTGGAGCACCACGGACACCGGTTCCTGATCCTGCACAACGACGGCGCGGAGGACTTCGCGCTCGCGTTCACCTCGGCGGACGCGCCCGGCGACTGGACGCCGCTGATCGAGCACTCCCCGGGCACCCGGCTGGAGGCGGTCGACGCGTTCGAGAACTACCTGGTCGTCTCCCTGCGCAGCAACGGGCTGACCGGGCTGCGGGTGCTCCCGGTCGGCGGCGGCGACGAGTACGACATCGACTTCCCCGAGCCGATCTACAGCGTCGGGCTGGACGCCAACCCCGAGTACCGGACCCGCGAGCTGCGGCTGCGCTACACCTCGCTGGTCACCCCGGACTCGGTCTACGACTACGACCTGCTCACCCGGCAGATGGTGCTGCGCAAGCGGAAGCCGGTGCGGCCCGGGCCGGACGGGCGGGCGTACGACCCGGCCGACTACGAGCAGCACCGGGACTGGGCGCTCGGCGACGACGGCACCCGGGTGCCGATCTCGCTGGTCTGCCGCAAGGACAGCCCGCGCGACGGTTCCGCCCCCTGCGTCATCTACGGCTACGGCTCGTACGAGGCCAGCATGGACCCGTGGTTCTCAATCGCCCGGCTCTCCCTGCTCGACCGGGGCGTCATCTTCGCCGTGGCGCACATCCGCGGCGGCGGCGAACTGGGCCGCCGCTGGTACGACGAGGGCAAGCTGCTGGCCAAGAAGAACACCTTCACCGACTTCGTGGCCTGCGCCCGGCACCTGGTCAAGGCCGGCTGGACGGCCAGCGACCGCCTGGTGGCCCGGGGCGCCTCGGCCGGCGGTCTGCTGATGGGCGCGGTGGCCAACCTGGCTCCGGACGCGTTCGCCGGCATCGTCGCGCAGGTGCCCTTCGTGGACGCGCTCACCTCGATCCTCGACCCGTCGCTGCCGCTGACCGTCACCGAGTGGGAGGAGTGGGGCAACCCCCTGGACAACCCCGACGTGTACGCGTACATGAAGTCGTACACCCCGTACGAGAACGTGGCCCCGGTCGACTACCCGGCCATCCTCGCGGTGACCAGCCTGAACGACACCCGGGTGCTCTACCACGAGCCGGCCAAGTGGATCGCCCGGCTGCGGGCGGCCGCCCCGCAGGGCGACTACCTGCTCAAGACCGAGATGGGCGCCGGGCACGGCGGCCCCAGCGGCCGGTACGACGCCTGGCGCGAGGAGGCGTTCATCAACGCCTGGATCCTGGACCGCCTCGGCCGCGCCTGA
- a CDS encoding FAD-binding oxidoreductase, whose protein sequence is MAAAASSTDRPGALEITRRLAEICGPPFARFAGPADEVAGRPARWVAVPGGPHAAAEVLRLAAAHDLTVVPRGAGTKIDWGAAPAQLDIMLDTGRLAGVWHEPQGSPTAEVGAGTPLRAVQATLERTGQRLPVDPPSPGATLGGVLAADEAGPLRQRHGSPCAQLVGVRYLDADGELVSLGEAGAALLGRAAPVVGGGSGGTVPSGRAGPGGGAAALFGAGDLPGLDLARLLCGSQGGLGVLVSATMRVQAVPAGRLWVTRPVWTPLEVHDLVRTVLAARLDPAAIELDLPVPVPLPRRRVHPDHPSVSGRPDHPATARRAGGPAAAGSLLVLLEGGPADVVERAERLVALLGRETVVSHAAPEWWGRYPFGPGDTALRIEVPISDLHAAVYALRDAAGGPVPIRGSAGVGTVHAALPGALAPDRVASILAAVRGVLLARQGRCVVVAAPAPVRWAVDLWGELPTLPRLRAAKEHLDPHQRLAPGRLPGGL, encoded by the coding sequence ATGGCGGCAGCAGCGAGTTCGACCGACCGGCCCGGAGCCCTCGAGATCACTCGGCGACTGGCGGAGATCTGTGGCCCGCCCTTCGCCCGCTTCGCCGGCCCGGCCGACGAGGTCGCCGGCCGGCCCGCCCGTTGGGTGGCGGTGCCGGGTGGCCCGCACGCCGCCGCCGAGGTGCTGCGGTTGGCCGCCGCGCACGACCTCACCGTCGTTCCCCGGGGCGCCGGCACCAAGATCGACTGGGGTGCCGCCCCGGCGCAGCTCGACATCATGCTGGACACCGGCCGGCTCGCCGGGGTCTGGCACGAGCCGCAGGGGTCGCCGACGGCCGAGGTCGGCGCCGGGACCCCGCTGCGGGCGGTCCAGGCGACCCTGGAACGCACCGGTCAGCGGCTGCCGGTGGATCCCCCGTCCCCCGGGGCGACCCTCGGCGGCGTGCTCGCCGCCGACGAGGCCGGCCCGCTGCGGCAGCGGCACGGCAGCCCGTGCGCCCAACTGGTCGGGGTCCGTTACCTGGACGCCGACGGCGAGCTGGTGAGCCTGGGCGAGGCCGGGGCCGCGCTGCTCGGCCGGGCCGCTCCGGTGGTGGGTGGCGGCAGCGGCGGCACCGTCCCGTCGGGCCGGGCCGGGCCGGGTGGCGGCGCGGCGGCGCTGTTCGGGGCGGGTGATCTGCCGGGGCTGGACCTCGCCCGGCTGCTCTGCGGCTCCCAGGGCGGCCTGGGCGTGCTGGTCTCGGCGACCATGCGGGTGCAGGCCGTCCCCGCCGGCCGGCTCTGGGTGACCCGGCCGGTCTGGACGCCGCTGGAGGTGCACGACCTGGTCCGGACGGTGCTCGCCGCCCGGCTCGACCCGGCGGCGATCGAGCTGGACCTGCCTGTCCCGGTGCCCCTGCCGCGCCGGCGGGTCCATCCCGATCACCCGTCGGTCAGCGGCCGGCCCGACCATCCCGCGACGGCCCGCCGCGCCGGTGGACCGGCCGCGGCGGGCAGCCTGTTGGTGCTGCTGGAGGGCGGCCCGGCCGACGTGGTCGAGCGGGCCGAGCGGCTGGTCGCCCTCCTCGGTCGGGAAACCGTCGTCAGCCACGCCGCGCCGGAGTGGTGGGGGCGGTACCCGTTCGGTCCGGGCGACACCGCACTCCGGATCGAGGTGCCCATCAGCGATCTTCACGCGGCGGTCTACGCACTGCGCGACGCGGCCGGCGGCCCGGTGCCGATCCGCGGCTCCGCCGGGGTCGGCACGGTGCACGCCGCCCTGCCCGGCGCGCTGGCGCCCGACCGGGTGGCGTCGATCCTCGCCGCCGTCCGCGGGGTGCTGCTGGCCCGGCAGGGCCGCTGCGTCGTGGTGGCCGCCCCCGCGCCGGTGCGCTGGGCGGTCGACCTCTGGGGCGAGCTGCCGACGCTGCCCCGCCTCCGCGCGGCCAAGGAACACCTCGACCCGCACCAGCGCCTCGCCCCCGGCCGCCTCCCCGGCGGCCTCTGA
- a CDS encoding threonine ammonia-lyase — translation MGLVSLADIRAAAVDIAGVVTRTPLMPTPWDAALWLKPESLQPVGSFKLRGATHAVARLDPAVRLRGVVTHSSGNHGQALAYAARAAGVPCTVVVPEGAPRVKVDRIRALGAEVVLVPPARRLAEAERIVAGTGATLVPPFDDRRIIAGQGTVGLEIVEDLPDVEVVLVPVGGGGLSSGVATAVKGLRPSTAVIGVEPLLAADARESLAVGEVVVWDVERTYRTSADGLRTHLSALTLAHLRERLDGIVTVTEEEIGAAMGRLVRDARLVVEPSAAVAVAARLFRSADLPSGRTVAVVTGGNVDPTLLAQVVTAP, via the coding sequence ATGGGTCTTGTTTCGCTCGCCGACATCCGGGCCGCCGCCGTCGACATCGCGGGCGTCGTGACGCGTACTCCGCTGATGCCCACGCCGTGGGACGCGGCGCTGTGGCTCAAGCCGGAGAGCCTGCAACCGGTGGGTTCGTTCAAGCTGCGCGGCGCGACCCACGCGGTCGCCCGGCTCGACCCGGCGGTGCGGCTCCGGGGCGTGGTGACCCACTCGTCCGGTAACCACGGGCAGGCGCTGGCGTACGCCGCCCGGGCGGCCGGCGTCCCGTGCACCGTGGTGGTGCCGGAGGGGGCGCCGCGGGTCAAGGTCGACCGGATCCGGGCTCTCGGCGCCGAGGTGGTGCTCGTCCCGCCGGCCCGTCGGCTCGCCGAGGCGGAGCGGATCGTCGCCGGGACCGGTGCCACCCTGGTGCCGCCCTTCGACGATCGGCGGATCATCGCCGGGCAGGGCACCGTCGGGTTGGAGATCGTCGAGGATCTGCCCGACGTGGAGGTGGTGCTGGTGCCGGTGGGCGGCGGTGGCCTCTCCTCCGGAGTGGCCACGGCGGTGAAGGGGCTCCGCCCGTCCACCGCGGTGATCGGGGTCGAGCCGCTGCTCGCCGCGGACGCCCGGGAGTCGCTCGCCGTCGGCGAGGTGGTGGTCTGGGACGTCGAGCGGACCTACCGGACGAGTGCCGACGGGCTGCGTACCCACCTGTCCGCGCTGACCCTCGCCCACCTGCGGGAACGCCTCGACGGCATCGTCACGGTGACCGAGGAGGAGATCGGCGCGGCGATGGGCCGGCTGGTCCGCGACGCCCGCCTGGTGGTCGAGCCGAGCGCCGCCGTGGCGGTCGCCGCCCGGCTCTTCCGCAGCGCGGACCTGCCGTCCGGCCGTACGGTCGCGGTGGTCACCGGCGGCAACGTCGACCCCACCCTGCTCGCCCAGGTCGTCACCGCCCCCTGA